Proteins from one Candidatus Nitrospira nitrosa genomic window:
- a CDS encoding ATP-dependent helicase, with protein MKTYVLKRPTEETAPRTLSIDYAAALNAQQLAAVTAGDGPSLVIAGAGSGKTRTLVYRVAYLIDSGVDPSNILLLTFTRKSSQEMLERAGELIGMSSRRVCGGTFHSVANLLLRRYGRSIGIEPGFTILDRGDAEDLIALVRSQLGLNEKDKRFPRKGTIMEMISKSANTLRSLDEIILEEFSHFADHSEDLGRLQKAYEAAKRQKQLLDYDDLLVMLRQLLLFDEAARTNISRQYRHILVDEYQDTNRLQAEVIRQLATTHQNVMVVGDDSQSIYAFRGATFKNIMEFPELFPGTTVYKLEENYRSTQPILNLANCIIEEAAEKYTKRLFTRKIDGPLPSLVEAAGENAQSRFISQKILELREEGVPLSEVAVLFRSSFHSFDLEIELSRKELPFIKRGGMKFIETAHVKDLLAHVRVVANPLDTVSWHRVLMLVEGVGPKKAQDVLAAIVKAEQPFDVLRGASGRSGQGLKALANTLESLARLDDPKPAEQVNHIYEYYLPILKDQYDDYPKRTRDLDHLHTIAEGYQGVNEFLADLALEPPDGSAVDVEAPDRDDERLVLSTIHSAKGLEWQCVFVIWAVDGRFPSAYSFVADDELEEERRLFYVAVTRAKRHLFLTYPINVYDRSSGMLLSKPSRFLDHVSSDLLDMLALVEEGGGDWGMAQDPY; from the coding sequence GTGAAAACCTATGTACTGAAACGGCCCACTGAGGAGACTGCGCCGCGCACGTTGTCCATCGACTACGCGGCTGCGTTGAATGCGCAACAGTTGGCCGCGGTGACGGCGGGGGATGGTCCATCGTTGGTCATTGCGGGGGCCGGCAGCGGGAAGACGCGCACGTTGGTCTATCGCGTCGCGTATCTGATTGATTCTGGAGTTGATCCTTCAAATATTCTGTTGCTGACGTTTACGCGTAAGTCTTCGCAAGAAATGTTGGAGCGGGCTGGTGAACTGATCGGGATGAGCAGTCGTCGCGTGTGTGGGGGGACGTTCCACTCCGTGGCGAATTTGCTGCTACGGCGGTACGGCCGGTCAATCGGGATCGAGCCTGGCTTCACCATTCTGGACCGTGGTGATGCGGAGGATTTGATCGCTCTGGTCCGATCGCAACTGGGGTTGAACGAAAAAGACAAGCGCTTTCCCCGGAAGGGGACGATTATGGAAATGATCAGCAAGAGCGCGAACACGTTGCGCAGCCTTGACGAGATCATTCTAGAAGAGTTCAGTCACTTCGCGGATCACTCAGAGGATCTGGGTCGGCTTCAGAAGGCCTATGAGGCGGCGAAGCGGCAGAAGCAACTGTTGGACTACGACGATCTGCTGGTCATGCTGCGACAGCTGCTCTTATTCGATGAGGCCGCTCGCACGAACATTTCACGTCAGTATCGCCATATCCTCGTGGATGAATATCAGGACACGAATCGATTGCAGGCCGAAGTCATTCGTCAGCTGGCGACGACCCATCAGAATGTGATGGTCGTCGGGGATGATTCTCAGTCCATCTATGCTTTCCGGGGTGCGACCTTCAAGAATATTATGGAATTCCCGGAGCTGTTCCCCGGCACGACGGTCTACAAGCTGGAAGAAAATTACCGTAGCACTCAACCGATCTTGAACCTGGCCAACTGCATTATCGAAGAAGCGGCCGAAAAATATACGAAGCGCCTCTTTACCAGAAAGATCGATGGGCCACTGCCGTCACTCGTGGAAGCGGCGGGAGAAAATGCGCAATCACGATTCATCTCGCAGAAGATTCTTGAGCTTCGCGAGGAAGGCGTGCCGCTGAGTGAGGTGGCTGTGCTGTTTCGTTCGAGCTTCCATTCCTTTGACTTGGAAATCGAGCTCTCTCGCAAGGAATTGCCCTTTATCAAGCGCGGCGGAATGAAGTTTATCGAGACAGCTCATGTCAAGGATTTGCTGGCGCATGTGCGAGTCGTGGCGAACCCGCTCGATACGGTCAGCTGGCATCGCGTGCTGATGTTGGTAGAAGGTGTCGGGCCAAAGAAGGCTCAGGATGTACTTGCGGCGATCGTGAAGGCCGAACAGCCGTTTGACGTGCTACGCGGGGCGAGTGGTCGTTCCGGGCAGGGGCTCAAGGCTTTGGCTAATACGCTGGAGAGTCTGGCTCGATTGGACGACCCGAAGCCTGCTGAGCAAGTTAACCATATCTACGAGTACTATCTTCCCATCCTGAAGGACCAATACGACGATTATCCGAAGCGCACGAGAGATCTCGATCATCTTCACACCATTGCTGAAGGCTATCAGGGCGTCAATGAGTTCCTAGCCGATCTGGCGCTGGAACCCCCCGACGGCAGTGCTGTGGACGTGGAAGCGCCTGATCGTGATGATGAACGGCTCGTTCTTTCGACGATCCACTCTGCGAAAGGGCTGGAATGGCAATGTGTCTTTGTGATTTGGGCGGTCGACGGCCGATTCCCATCCGCCTATTCCTTTGTAGCTGATGACGAATTGGAAGAAGAGCGGCGCCTGTTCTATGTGGCTGTCACGCGAGCCAAGCGGCATTTGTTTTTGACATACCCCATTAACGTGTATGATCGGTCAAGTGGGATGTTGCTCTCGAAGCCGTCGCGATTTCTCGATCATGTGTCTTCCGACCTTCTCGACATGCTCGCCCTTGTTGAAGAGGGCGGAGGAGATTGGGGAATGGCACAAGACCCCTATTGA
- a CDS encoding DUF4112 domain-containing protein produces the protein MRLSSVTGTEAEPRVTVLPRDEAREHLLAIADILAKVLDTSIRIPGTSWSIGLDPLLGLIPGIGDAIANLIGTVILGIATRLQIPRIVLTRMSLNLLINGTVGAIPIVGDLFSVWFRSHARNAALLREAAQKPDRETHADWFYVAGIIGGTVALLLLTIAFMIWLVYRLWTVLSV, from the coding sequence ATGCGATTGAGCTCAGTAACAGGCACAGAGGCAGAACCTCGGGTTACAGTACTGCCGCGTGATGAGGCGCGGGAGCATCTACTCGCGATCGCGGACATTCTTGCCAAGGTGCTGGATACATCGATCAGAATTCCTGGGACATCATGGTCGATTGGATTGGACCCGTTGCTTGGACTGATTCCAGGGATCGGTGACGCCATTGCCAATCTGATCGGCACAGTTATTCTTGGCATTGCGACCCGCTTACAGATTCCACGCATCGTGCTGACCCGCATGAGTCTCAATCTGCTGATTAACGGGACAGTCGGGGCCATTCCAATCGTCGGAGATCTCTTCTCTGTCTGGTTTCGGAGCCATGCCAGAAATGCGGCGCTGTTGCGTGAGGCTGCCCAGAAGCCGGATCGTGAAACCCATGCCGATTGGTTTTATGTGGCCGGGATCATTGGCGGAACAGTGGCGCTACTGTTGCTGACAATCGCCTTCATGATCTGGCTGGTCTACAGGCTTTGGACCGTTCTGTCTGTATAA
- the glgP gene encoding alpha-glucan family phosphorylase → MDSPNSTKSSLPQNLNRLPELARNLWWSWTLEARQLFETIDPTLWFLTNHNPVKLLADIQPNRLTRLAEDPSFLRQYSAVFRLFDEYLANKKSWAGTHHADLAKKTIAYFSAEFGLHASVPIYSGGLGILAGDHCKEASDLGLPFVGVGFMYPQGYFRQRITPEGWQEAAYAPFNREESPIQLAQTPSGESCRFTVDMGSRRVTAAVWKLLVGRITLFLIDTDVPENSPEDRALSARLYGGDQEMRICQEILLGIGGVRMLRSLGISPSVWHANEGHSAFLTLERVREFVQKGSSHAEACELVRQSTVFTTHTPVPAGHDVFPHHLMDRYFAGYWEQLGLSRDEFLRLGDTPESHGGFNMTALVMRLSAHVNGVSREHGRVTREMWQHFWPGLPIDQIPIRSVTNGIHAPTWISPELHHLYSKSLSPTWTQTCDDPAMWQRVMDVPDHELWAVRQTMKRKLMGFIRDRARSGWMHGHLQPSQVLTRGTLMDPEALTIGFARRFATYKRATLLFRDLERLKALLQDRWRPVQLIFAGKAHPADEPGRYFIHEVLSFCHDHKLGGRVAFLEDYEMHMAKYLVQGVDIWLNTPRFPLEASGTSGMKAALNGVLNLSVLDGWWVEGYNGANGWGIQPLSEQADTQAQDHHDGEQLYRLLEQEVVPLFYQRDRDGIPRGWLQMVKECIRTTAPQFCTTRMLKDYVSLMYRAATVRMPATW, encoded by the coding sequence GTGGATTCTCCAAATTCGACGAAGAGTTCTCTCCCTCAGAACCTGAATCGTCTGCCTGAACTGGCACGGAACCTCTGGTGGAGCTGGACCCTGGAAGCTCGCCAGCTGTTTGAAACCATCGATCCAACCCTGTGGTTCCTGACCAACCATAATCCGGTCAAACTCCTCGCCGATATTCAGCCTAACCGGCTGACGCGCCTGGCTGAGGATCCTTCGTTTCTTCGCCAATACTCGGCCGTCTTCCGCCTGTTCGATGAATATCTGGCAAATAAGAAAAGTTGGGCCGGCACGCACCATGCCGACTTGGCAAAGAAGACCATCGCCTACTTCTCGGCTGAGTTTGGACTGCACGCCTCCGTGCCGATTTATAGCGGCGGGTTAGGAATCTTAGCCGGAGACCATTGTAAAGAAGCGAGCGATCTTGGACTGCCGTTTGTCGGCGTCGGATTCATGTACCCCCAGGGCTATTTCCGTCAGCGCATTACACCTGAGGGCTGGCAAGAAGCTGCCTATGCACCCTTTAACCGCGAGGAGTCGCCGATACAGTTAGCCCAGACGCCGTCCGGAGAATCCTGTCGGTTTACCGTCGACATGGGAAGCCGGCGCGTGACCGCTGCCGTCTGGAAGCTGTTAGTAGGCAGGATCACGCTGTTTCTCATCGATACGGATGTGCCAGAGAACAGCCCGGAAGACCGCGCCCTCTCCGCTCGGCTCTATGGCGGTGATCAAGAAATGCGGATCTGCCAAGAAATCCTACTGGGAATCGGCGGCGTGCGCATGTTGCGCTCGCTCGGGATCTCGCCGTCCGTGTGGCATGCCAATGAAGGACATTCGGCCTTTCTGACCTTGGAGCGGGTACGCGAGTTCGTTCAGAAGGGTTCGTCTCACGCAGAAGCCTGTGAGTTGGTCCGTCAGAGTACCGTCTTCACCACGCACACACCTGTCCCTGCCGGACATGATGTCTTCCCGCACCATTTGATGGACCGCTACTTTGCCGGATACTGGGAACAACTTGGCCTTTCACGCGACGAATTTCTCCGCCTGGGTGATACTCCTGAATCGCACGGTGGATTTAATATGACCGCACTGGTCATGCGCCTCTCCGCCCATGTCAACGGCGTCAGCCGGGAGCATGGCCGCGTCACACGCGAGATGTGGCAACACTTCTGGCCTGGATTGCCGATTGATCAGATCCCTATCCGGAGCGTCACCAACGGTATTCATGCGCCGACCTGGATCTCACCGGAGCTCCACCATCTCTACAGCAAGTCACTCAGCCCGACCTGGACACAGACCTGCGACGATCCCGCCATGTGGCAACGAGTCATGGATGTTCCCGACCATGAACTCTGGGCGGTTCGCCAAACGATGAAGCGGAAACTGATGGGCTTTATCCGCGACCGGGCCAGGTCTGGCTGGATGCATGGACATCTCCAACCTTCACAAGTACTCACACGCGGAACGCTCATGGACCCTGAAGCCCTGACAATTGGGTTTGCCAGGCGGTTCGCAACCTACAAGCGCGCCACCCTGCTTTTCCGCGATCTGGAACGGCTCAAAGCACTACTCCAAGACCGATGGCGGCCGGTCCAACTGATTTTCGCCGGCAAGGCCCACCCAGCCGATGAGCCGGGCCGGTACTTCATCCATGAAGTGCTGTCGTTCTGCCACGATCATAAGCTCGGCGGTCGCGTCGCGTTCCTTGAAGATTACGAAATGCATATGGCAAAGTACCTCGTGCAAGGCGTCGACATTTGGTTGAACACGCCTCGCTTTCCTTTGGAAGCAAGCGGCACCAGCGGCATGAAAGCCGCTCTGAACGGCGTGTTGAACCTGAGCGTCCTGGACGGATGGTGGGTTGAAGGCTACAACGGAGCCAATGGCTGGGGCATCCAACCGTTGAGCGAACAGGCAGACACGCAGGCCCAAGATCATCACGATGGAGAACAGCTTTATCGCCTGCTGGAACAAGAAGTCGTTCCACTGTTCTATCAGCGAGATCGTGACGGAATCCCTCGTGGCTGGCTGCAAATGGTGAAGGAATGTATTCGCACCACCGCGCCTCAGTTCTGCACCACGCGGATGTTGAAAGATTACGTCAGTCTGATGTACCGCGCCGCCACTGTGCGCATGCCTGCGACGTGGTAA
- a CDS encoding HEAT repeat domain-containing protein, with protein sequence MRTRSPQPAAVAIALVGLIAFLVGAPVVATTAGAPASIESKATALFKAGDYPEVIALYRSLPPDATPPKELLRLALQSYVRLGRTDEALSIYSKLIQPGQSHDAALLRPLALGMITSHVRDRNEHVRIAAYSALAELGLQETAAILEDGLLDSSVVVRARAAEAIGKAGLGVTSGALRRALRDAMPTVRIAAMTALGDATATDVRQRLIDVARTEDGPESIFASAALVKLGHSEQLAEIISAATLPDAESRMAALGVLGRLKRPASLAVLAQAVYDPDPSVRAFAAGALGEFGSPDGAPPLTHAIGDESAMIRAVAAASLGRLGIKDTRPLLLALTRDPDAHVRANAAEGLLRLGDASAIALAAELARHPDPSIRGAAAQALSASPDEQALTLLQSLLSDQQPLPRLSAAKALRKSNDRAIPILVQGLRDTDEAVRIAAANSLLQQLAKRPASKRRR encoded by the coding sequence TTGCGCACGAGGTCTCCTCAGCCAGCTGCCGTCGCGATTGCGCTTGTTGGGCTGATTGCGTTTCTTGTTGGGGCACCTGTCGTTGCGACAACCGCAGGGGCACCTGCGTCTATTGAATCGAAGGCTACCGCCCTCTTCAAGGCGGGAGATTATCCGGAAGTTATAGCGCTCTACCGAAGTCTTCCGCCGGACGCGACGCCTCCCAAAGAACTCCTCCGTCTCGCCTTGCAGAGCTACGTCCGCCTTGGACGAACAGACGAAGCTCTCTCCATTTATTCCAAGCTGATCCAGCCTGGGCAATCGCACGATGCGGCGCTGCTTCGCCCCTTGGCTCTCGGCATGATCACCAGCCACGTACGAGACCGCAACGAACATGTTCGGATCGCCGCATACTCAGCCCTCGCGGAGTTGGGTCTACAGGAGACCGCGGCCATTCTGGAAGATGGATTGCTGGATTCATCCGTCGTCGTACGCGCACGGGCCGCCGAGGCGATCGGGAAAGCCGGCCTCGGAGTGACATCCGGCGCCTTGCGCCGCGCGTTACGAGATGCCATGCCGACCGTCCGCATCGCTGCGATGACCGCCCTCGGCGATGCAACCGCCACCGATGTTCGGCAACGATTGATTGACGTGGCTCGTACCGAGGATGGCCCTGAGTCCATTTTTGCTTCCGCCGCCTTGGTCAAGCTGGGCCATTCCGAACAGCTGGCTGAGATTATCAGTGCCGCAACGTTACCGGACGCTGAATCTCGGATGGCGGCATTGGGTGTCTTGGGACGCCTCAAACGCCCGGCAAGCCTCGCCGTCCTCGCACAAGCCGTCTATGATCCCGATCCATCAGTCCGTGCCTTTGCGGCCGGTGCGCTGGGGGAATTTGGATCCCCCGATGGCGCACCCCCGCTGACACATGCCATTGGAGACGAGAGCGCGATGATCCGCGCTGTCGCAGCCGCAAGCCTGGGTAGACTCGGCATCAAGGATACCCGACCGCTGCTCCTGGCACTGACTCGCGACCCCGACGCACACGTCCGTGCCAATGCCGCAGAGGGATTACTACGCCTCGGTGATGCCTCAGCCATCGCTTTGGCGGCTGAGTTGGCCCGACATCCTGATCCATCCATTCGTGGTGCGGCAGCCCAAGCCTTGAGTGCTTCACCGGATGAGCAGGCGCTCACACTATTGCAATCGCTTCTATCGGACCAACAGCCGCTCCCTCGACTGTCGGCGGCCAAGGCATTGCGAAAAAGCAACGACAGAGCCATCCCTATTTTGGTACAAGGATTACGTGACACCGACGAGGCGGTACGCATTGCGGCGGCGAACAGCCTCCTCCAGCAATTGGCCAAGCGCCCTGCATCAAAACGGCGCCGCTAA
- a CDS encoding HEAT repeat domain-containing protein → MDSKIDRFPADINPLNQKTGDEPSGEAMAEDVPAGSVTVEPQTAGPGMVALEEEQVKDEIDIQIDLLADPDWVVRREAVITLGEMGDERCVEPLARALRDGDWQVREVAIEAMGQVGPPAVETLLKLLRDWEVRKYAIAALGKIRDERVLDPLMLQLRNDEFKDDAIDALVALGAPSVEKLIPALRDKDENVRKCAVLALGRIKSSEAIDPLIQMLGDKDWFTRLTAAAALESIGDDRGREAIKPLLKDSDMVVKMRVERILAKWKKQSTSEPANA, encoded by the coding sequence ATGGACTCTAAGATCGACCGCTTCCCTGCAGATATCAATCCCCTCAACCAGAAAACTGGAGACGAGCCGTCCGGCGAGGCTATGGCTGAGGACGTACCGGCTGGGTCTGTTACCGTCGAGCCGCAAACGGCTGGTCCAGGCATGGTTGCGCTTGAAGAAGAGCAGGTCAAGGACGAGATCGATATCCAGATTGATCTATTGGCTGATCCTGACTGGGTGGTCCGACGAGAAGCCGTTATTACGCTAGGGGAGATGGGAGACGAGCGGTGTGTCGAACCGTTGGCCCGCGCGTTGCGTGATGGGGATTGGCAGGTTCGTGAAGTCGCCATCGAAGCGATGGGCCAAGTGGGACCTCCTGCGGTTGAGACGCTGCTCAAGCTCCTCCGTGACTGGGAGGTTCGCAAGTACGCCATCGCAGCCCTCGGAAAAATACGCGACGAGCGGGTGCTGGATCCCTTAATGCTTCAGCTGCGGAACGATGAGTTTAAGGACGATGCGATCGATGCCTTGGTCGCATTGGGTGCGCCCTCCGTCGAGAAGCTCATCCCCGCGCTTCGTGATAAAGATGAGAATGTTCGGAAATGCGCCGTCCTCGCATTGGGACGGATCAAAAGCAGCGAGGCCATCGATCCTCTCATCCAAATGCTTGGTGACAAGGACTGGTTTACACGCTTGACGGCAGCTGCGGCATTGGAGTCAATCGGCGACGATCGTGGGCGTGAGGCGATCAAACCGTTGCTCAAAGACTCCGATATGGTCGTGAAAATGCGGGTCGAGCGGATTTTGGCGAAGTGGAAGAAGCAGTCGACCTCTGAGCCCGCCAACGCCTGA
- a CDS encoding septal ring lytic transglycosylase RlpA family protein: MHTDGPHNRLFSKSSFALALCLSLGACSWVPKGEVQLDVGIKDRGVASWYGEQFHGRQAANGEIFDMEGLTAAHRTIPLGSVVRVVNLSNGKHLHVRVTDRGPYEKGRILDLSHGAAVLLGMEREGVAHVQVEVVGERRPELLLMAEQFAGTASWVLTGRMLPVDRTSQGMTSHERNFPGDLWIARRNRWALAMLSVVDPIQIPVASLVLS, from the coding sequence ATGCACACGGATGGTCCCCACAATCGGCTCTTCTCGAAGAGTTCTTTTGCCTTGGCCTTGTGTTTGTCCCTGGGTGCTTGTTCCTGGGTTCCCAAAGGGGAGGTCCAGCTGGATGTCGGGATCAAGGATCGCGGGGTTGCTTCCTGGTATGGCGAACAGTTTCATGGGAGGCAGGCCGCGAACGGGGAGATCTTCGATATGGAAGGGCTGACGGCTGCGCATAGGACGATCCCGCTCGGGAGTGTGGTTCGCGTCGTCAATCTGTCGAACGGCAAACATCTCCATGTGCGAGTGACCGACCGAGGACCGTATGAAAAGGGACGGATTCTCGATCTCTCCCATGGGGCGGCCGTTCTTCTGGGAATGGAACGGGAAGGGGTTGCACATGTGCAGGTGGAGGTGGTCGGTGAGCGCCGTCCGGAGCTGCTGCTGATGGCGGAACAATTCGCTGGCACGGCGTCATGGGTTCTTACCGGTCGAATGCTTCCGGTTGATCGGACTTCGCAGGGTATGACGTCTCACGAGAGAAATTTCCCGGGCGATCTCTGGATTGCGAGGAGGAACCGGTGGGCTCTTGCCATGTTATCCGTGGTAGATCCAATCCAGATTCCGGTTGCTTCGTTAGTTCTTAGCTGA
- a CDS encoding ABC transporter ATP-binding protein — protein sequence MIDVHNITKRYGHHTAIDRVTFSVAKGEVLAFLGPNGAGKTTTMRILTGFMPATEGTARVAGFDCTDQPLEVKRQIGYLPETPPVYQELTVTEYLTFVGQLRGMTGPNLTSALDQSIGRLELGTVRHRLIGNLSRGFRQRVGLAQALLHDPPVLILDEPTVGLDPKQIIEIRELIKSLAGSHSVILSTHILPEATAVCQRVVIINKGRIVAEDTPEQLSARLRQSEKVSLTLKSCPVDCEAKLRAIPGVLHVLPGQGGGTFLIECELGRDLRDELARVAVTNQWGLLELRTVSMTLEDVFLQLTRHEDHSTETTEATVSLAATDSTDGRVRNV from the coding sequence GTGATTGACGTTCACAACATTACGAAGCGGTACGGCCATCACACGGCCATTGATCGTGTCACCTTTTCTGTCGCGAAGGGAGAAGTGCTGGCCTTTCTTGGCCCCAACGGGGCCGGCAAGACGACGACGATGCGGATTCTGACCGGTTTCATGCCCGCGACAGAAGGCACGGCACGCGTAGCAGGGTTCGACTGTACTGATCAACCCTTGGAGGTGAAGCGGCAGATCGGGTATCTCCCGGAAACGCCGCCGGTCTACCAGGAACTGACGGTCACGGAGTATCTGACCTTCGTCGGACAACTTCGTGGCATGACAGGACCAAACCTTACCTCGGCACTCGACCAATCCATCGGACGACTTGAGCTGGGTACTGTCCGGCACCGACTGATCGGGAACCTCTCCCGTGGGTTTCGCCAGCGCGTAGGATTGGCACAGGCATTGTTGCATGATCCTCCGGTCCTGATTCTCGACGAGCCGACTGTCGGCCTCGACCCAAAACAGATCATTGAGATCCGCGAACTCATCAAGAGCCTCGCTGGCTCGCATTCCGTCATTCTCAGCACCCATATCCTGCCCGAGGCGACGGCCGTCTGCCAGCGCGTGGTCATCATCAACAAGGGTCGGATCGTCGCAGAAGATACCCCTGAGCAATTGTCGGCACGCCTCCGTCAGTCAGAAAAAGTCTCTCTGACCCTGAAGTCCTGCCCTGTGGACTGTGAGGCGAAACTGCGGGCAATCCCTGGCGTGTTGCATGTACTCCCCGGACAGGGAGGCGGCACCTTCCTTATCGAATGTGAGTTAGGTCGTGACCTCCGCGACGAACTTGCACGTGTCGCCGTGACAAACCAATGGGGGCTGCTCGAACTCCGAACGGTATCCATGACCTTGGAAGACGTCTTCCTCCAGCTGACACGTCACGAAGACCATTCCACCGAAACCACAGAGGCCACGGTGAGCCTGGCCGCGACTGATAGCACGGACGGACGGGTAAGAAACGTATGA
- a CDS encoding ABC transporter permease has product MTPVQAIIAKELRVYFVSPIVYVVGAVFLLIFGLLSYLYVGFAGAQAIQLMQMQGGPAQINLNDLVFRNLFASMRIVLVIILPILTMRLFAEERKLRTFEFLLTSPLRVSDIVVGKFISVFVIYLGLVGLTTLVPTVLMLFSDFDWNPIWTGYLGMVLLGALFLSVGLFASAVTENQIVAAFVSFGLLLTIWLIAGLGSLFGDTTAGHLISYLSYMEHYERLVRGLIDTSDLMYFGSGLVLMLFLTHRVVESTSWK; this is encoded by the coding sequence ATGACCCCAGTGCAAGCCATCATTGCCAAGGAACTACGCGTCTACTTTGTCTCGCCCATTGTCTACGTGGTCGGCGCGGTTTTTCTGCTGATTTTTGGGCTACTGTCCTACCTCTACGTCGGATTCGCGGGCGCGCAAGCCATCCAGTTAATGCAAATGCAAGGCGGGCCGGCGCAGATCAACCTGAATGATCTGGTCTTTCGGAATCTCTTTGCGAGCATGCGAATCGTGCTCGTGATCATCTTGCCTATCTTGACGATGCGATTGTTCGCAGAAGAGCGCAAATTGCGAACGTTCGAATTTTTACTGACCTCGCCGTTGAGGGTCAGCGACATCGTGGTCGGCAAATTTATCAGCGTATTTGTCATCTATCTTGGTCTGGTCGGACTTACCACATTGGTCCCGACCGTGCTGATGCTCTTCAGCGACTTTGACTGGAATCCCATCTGGACCGGCTATCTCGGCATGGTGCTGCTGGGAGCGCTGTTTCTTTCTGTGGGCCTGTTCGCATCGGCAGTCACGGAAAACCAAATCGTTGCCGCCTTCGTCAGCTTCGGCCTGTTGCTCACGATTTGGTTGATCGCCGGACTAGGCAGCCTCTTCGGAGATACCACGGCGGGTCATCTCATCTCCTACCTGTCCTACATGGAGCACTACGAACGACTCGTTCGGGGGCTGATCGACACGAGCGACCTGATGTACTTCGGAAGCGGTCTCGTGCTCATGCTGTTCTTGACACATCGAGTCGTGGAATCGACCAGCTGGAAATGA
- a CDS encoding GldG family protein, with protein sequence MKLQSFPLGILGILLGIGGMVAYSLRPDWLWAVTISEGFALACLVSFFVLHFEAVKAFSGRRSTKMGLNSVLLIVLFTSILVILNFLAARHSIRWDLSENQNFTLAPQTYRVLRTLPRDVKITAFTREKDPGYQAFKERLESYRQASTKLSVEFIDPEKQPKMAQTYGIFRTDTAIFESNGQTIRVTSPSEIELTGALIRISKDSKKRIVFVEGHSELNVEDKDRNGLFIAKEALIRQGYDVGTVSLLKEVTVPDHTSVLVLAGPRRSVIKEEQDRIHAYVEKGGHLLVLADPDTQTGLEALLARWGLGLGSGVLVDLQDRLAQGDLTALLVRTFTEHEITQDLTSAVLLPLSRHITFDEQTGKDWDFVPLARTSPNSWAETNMQGRVVSLSEKEDVKGPLPMAAALSPKKAPEEGKPHPSIVVIGNSTFASNAFFNFPGNSDFFLRTISWLAEERDLISIAPREPALHPFTPNPTQERALIYIQVVLLPLMTFLTGLIVWRKRRRL encoded by the coding sequence ATGAAACTCCAATCTTTTCCCCTCGGCATTCTCGGAATCCTGCTCGGCATCGGCGGCATGGTCGCCTACAGCCTTCGACCGGATTGGCTCTGGGCTGTGACCATCTCAGAAGGCTTCGCACTGGCCTGCCTGGTCTCGTTCTTTGTGCTCCATTTTGAAGCCGTCAAGGCTTTCTCCGGTCGGCGCTCAACCAAGATGGGATTGAACAGCGTTCTACTGATCGTACTCTTCACGAGCATTCTCGTGATTCTGAATTTTCTGGCAGCACGGCATTCCATCAGATGGGACCTCTCGGAAAACCAGAACTTCACCCTCGCGCCCCAAACCTATCGGGTGCTTCGGACCCTCCCGCGAGACGTCAAGATCACGGCCTTCACACGCGAAAAAGACCCTGGCTATCAAGCCTTCAAAGAGCGCTTGGAGAGTTATCGGCAAGCTTCGACCAAGCTGAGCGTGGAATTCATCGATCCGGAAAAGCAACCAAAGATGGCCCAGACCTACGGCATCTTTCGGACCGACACGGCCATCTTCGAGAGCAACGGGCAGACGATCCGCGTGACGTCCCCCTCAGAAATCGAGCTGACAGGCGCATTGATCCGAATCTCCAAGGACTCAAAAAAGCGGATCGTCTTCGTTGAGGGCCACAGTGAGCTGAACGTCGAGGACAAAGACCGGAATGGTTTGTTCATTGCGAAGGAAGCCTTGATCCGCCAAGGGTACGACGTTGGGACGGTCTCGCTCCTGAAGGAAGTTACCGTGCCGGACCATACGTCCGTATTGGTTCTCGCCGGCCCACGTCGCTCCGTTATAAAAGAGGAGCAGGATCGCATTCACGCATATGTTGAGAAGGGTGGCCATCTGTTAGTCTTGGCCGATCCCGATACCCAGACGGGGCTCGAGGCACTGCTCGCCCGATGGGGATTAGGCCTGGGCTCCGGCGTCTTGGTGGATCTCCAAGATCGGTTAGCGCAGGGAGACCTTACCGCACTGCTGGTGAGAACGTTTACAGAACATGAGATCACGCAAGACCTCACCTCAGCCGTGCTGTTACCGCTGTCACGACACATCACCTTCGACGAGCAGACCGGCAAAGACTGGGACTTTGTTCCCCTCGCCAGAACTTCGCCCAACAGCTGGGCCGAAACGAATATGCAAGGCCGCGTGGTGAGCCTGAGTGAAAAAGAAGACGTCAAGGGACCACTTCCGATGGCAGCTGCGCTGTCGCCCAAGAAGGCTCCGGAGGAAGGCAAACCTCATCCATCCATTGTGGTGATCGGCAACTCCACCTTCGCCTCCAATGCCTTTTTCAATTTTCCCGGCAACAGCGACTTTTTTCTCCGTACAATCAGCTGGTTGGCTGAGGAACGGGACTTGATCTCTATCGCACCACGAGAACCGGCGCTGCATCCCTTTACGCCCAATCCCACACAGGAGCGCGCGTTGATTTACATCCAGGTCGTCTTGTTGCCGCTCATGACCTTCCTGACCGGGCTTATCGTGTGGAGAAAACGCCGACGATTATGA